The sequence AAAATGTTCCATTATACACTGCCTCAGATAATAAATAGTAGATCTCACAACCCTGGCAACACATTACTAGTATAAATTCATGAGTACGAAAGGGAAATGCCTCACTAATGATGCAAGGATAAGTGAGTTATGCTTTTGTGGCACAAAAGTGAATTAAACCAAGGAATGTGCCTTCTATAAGATGATAGTCCTTCTAATACATAGTTCTTGTTTGTGCTGTCCTTTCCTTATTTCCATAGGTGGAATGACACATCATGCTGTTTTCAGTGTTTAGAGAAAAAGAATGCATTATGTTGGTTTTGTAAAACTGCTAACAATGCAGCAGGATGGTTAGAATCTGTTCTACAATGTGCCACACAATGCTGCCAGTTATGGGATAACTACCTGTGGGAAAATCATGTTTTAGCATCACTGCAGGTAGTTATCACAGTATTGAGAATACTGAAAATAACACTATCACCCATGCAATTAGATAATAATGAACCAGCAGGCATGTGTACACTTGGGAGACAAGAGGGGTTACCATAGTGATTATTGTTATTAGATTGCTGTTCTTTTAAGGATGAATCTTTTGTAAggcattttcctccttgcccatttCCTGACCTCTATGTGACATGTCCAGTCTATGGTTGACAGCACAGCTGCTGACCTGCTCCCAGGTCTGTATGAATGCAAAACAGGCCATTGGGAACTTCAGGGCAATGGTTTGGAGATGACTCACTCTCTCTGATTTTCCCTCCTTCCCTATGGTAGCTACCCTCCATTCAGTGCCTCTCACAGCCGTATAGCTCAGAATGGGGACTCAGCATTTGGAAGATCACAAGTGCAATCCTACATGCCACAGCACCTTTACACCCCAATATGCTGCTTATCCACACTGTACTGCTGTGCTGCTATTTCTTCTATTCTACTTTTGAAAGGAATCATTAACATGATAATACGCCATGTCTTTGTTTCACTGTCACTTAAAGTTCTTTTcaaaaaatttaaaaattaaaaccacTTCTGATAATTAGTGAGGTAAATACCAATTACTGTAGAACCAGGTGCAACAGTTAAATCAAGGTGAGGATGAAAGATCCTACAGTCTTATAGCAATCTGTTAGTCAATCACACCACTGACTTTGATTTTACCATGACCTAATAATGCATATCACACATTGGTGTCAAAATGGTAAAAATAATTTCTTATTTTCAGAGGCTTCGTGCAAgacaaaatgttttttaaaatgaGTTGTCAATGAATAGAATACTGCTTTGTGAAGTCTGAAGGTTATATTCAAGATTGGATGATACCAAGTAAATGCTATGAGCATACTTTGCTGTCACCTTCCTTTATAGAATCAAATGATGATTCTTGTAACTGTTACAATTATATAGTGAGGATAAATAAAGGATATTAGATGTCTACAATAAGTCACAATCGTAAATTCACAAACTACCACAAAGCTCAGACAATTGATGAATACAGAAAAACGAGTTTTCTGTGAGACTTTTGTTATTCTATTTGGATGTGGTTTATCTTATTTTTAGTGTTTAAAATTATTTTAATAAATATGTAAATAAATGTAAGTGATCAGCACAGTAGCAGCAGAACACTAGATGAAAGACTAACAATGGTAATGATGTAGGACTTGAAGATTCAGTGTCACACAATACTGTGTTTCTTCAGCTCATGAGTCAGACTACTATTATCAGGTTTCTTTTGGCAATGCATTACTCAGAAATACATCACACACTATATAATACAGGAGGATTATGATTGCACCTCAGAAGCTTTCATTGTTCAGCCTCAGACCTGATGTTGTGATTCTGAGTCACAGAAAACAACTAAACACAGTAAAGGAGATGCAAACCTCACTACTACTCCTCATTTAACACTAACAATTAGTGCCAGGTATGTGTCTATCCATATTTTTGTACAGTAGGGTGTATTTTAACACTAGATTTGTCTTTTGCTGAAACCTATAGCACAAATTGTCTTCCATTATTGCCCCAACTATTTCAAATCATTTGCACCATGATTAAAGTTCCAATATCCATTGAACATTTGAGTCTCAAGAGCTACTTGGAGCTGGGTGGAGTTCATTCAACACAGCCAGACTCTAATCACATCATGGAAATTCGATCTAtctattcatatatatatatatatagttgatTATTGAAAACACCCAAATGTTATTATTCATGGGCCCCACCATAGGCCAGTGTAAAGAAGAAATATGGACATTTGTCCATGGAATTGGAGCTCTCCCAGAAAGGATAAATTGAGTAAATGCCTACAGGTGAGGGAATGTGGAACAAAGGGCCTAAACATTTCCCCAGATATATTTTTGATTGAGGGATGGGGTATTGAGTCCTTATTGCTGAGACCCAGTCCACCTTTTGGTAGCTCGATCAAAAATACTAAACTCATGCCACAGCCACCATATCTCACCTACAACAAACCCATTGGGGAATGTGTGTTGGGTACTGAAGGAGTTTACAGGAATGGATCACTTGTGGACTATGGTTAACATATTCTCTGTCTCTTAGCCGCTGAAGATTGTAATTGTCATCGGGAGAAAGTTAATTTATGAGTTGATCTTTCCCTAGAAGTCAACTTATGGGTGTGATTAATGGCGCTTTCCGAGTCTAACTGCGTCGTTATTAAACTGGCCCATTTTCTGTTTTACAAATATTAATATTAAAACATTAGCTTGCTTTTATTCCGACAATTTGCTTTCCATAGAATCTGAGATTGGATCAACGAAAATCTAGAAGAAAAGCAAACAAATGCCACCCCTGCTCCTTTTTTGGGTTTGATGTGCAGGTTCTCAGTCGCACATTGAGTGAATATAGCAGAGTGTTCTCACCTGCTGGCCATGCTCTGCCGGCAGTGCTGCCTGAAGGGCATCAGGTGGTAGTTCATGGCGTCCAGCAGCAGCTTCTGACAGACCGGGTCGGTTCGCATGAAATCAACTGACTGCACCCTCTCCACCAGCTCGGTGGCGGGGATGAGGGCGAAGCGGAGCCGCTTCATCAGGTCCGGGGCGTATTGCATGCGAGTCTCCCGATCGTGTTCGAGCCAGAGCACGGACATCTGAAAGAGAGCCAGCTCCGACTCCACAGGTGGCGGCATCGAGTCCATCATGGCGCACACCTCTTCAAAATTAAGAAGCAGGATGTCCTCCACGAAGTACTTGTTGGCCAGCTTCTTGGTCTCGTCCAGCCCGTGGATGGCGGCGATCTGGCAGATCTGCTTGTAGTTCTGCATTGAGATCTGGTCGTTGAGGAACTGGGCGCAGAGTTTAGTGACGGGGGGGATGTGGAGAATTTTGCTGACCGAGAGCACATCCTCCACAGTATCCAGAGACAGTGTCATGTTGGCCGTGTAGATGTACTCCAAGACCAGGCACACCCCTGTGGCCGAGCAGCCCTGCAGCACGATGTTATTGATGGACCTGGAGATGTCCTCGGCCGGGGAAGAAGGGGTCCGGCTGCCCGGTTCGTTACTGCTCTCTTTGCACTGGTTGTTGGAGAAAAGCGATCGGAAATACTGGGAACAGGAAGCCAGCACTGCTTTGTGGCAATGGAACTGCTGGCTTTGGGCTGTCAGAGTCACATCACAGAAAAGCTGTTTCCTCCACAGAAGGTTGAGGCCATGGAGAAGGTTATCACTGTGTGTTGGGTCGAAGGTGGACGTCCTGTCACCAGATCTTGACATGGTATCTAACTTTGGACACCTCCTAAAAGGGCACACATTTCACACAGTCAGATTCATAGGCAATTCTTTCCCCGTGACAAACATTTCCATGTAAGTAAAGCGAGATTTCTCAAACCAACGCtccattaaaaagaaaaaaaatcattatCGTTACAAAAGACGTATATTATTTGCAAAATTTCTCCGTGGGTTAAACCCTTACGTTAATGTTACCTTTTATTTGCTCAGTCTACACATTTTAATCAGCACACAGTTAGTGCGAATGTAAGTCACCCCTGCATGTTTGTCCTAATAAGCATTACAGAAATCTATCAGGTATAAATATCAGTGCCGTTTGCATTCAATGTTTATTTTTCTGCTCTAAAACAGACCACAAATGAAATAGTTAAAGTTTCATGTTTCctaatgatgttttaaaaaacgaTCAGTTAATACAGAAAGACCCGTATAGTTGTTTGCTATAAGTGGGTGTAATAACAGACGTCAGGGGTCAGAttcttaacagaaataaacttcaAAAATCGGAAGCAGCGCCTTACTAAGTAAAGCTGCCGAGCTTCCATGGTGCTTGCTACATGCACGGATCTCCTTTTTAAATTTCGCAGTAGCCCCTTGTCTGATCAAGCTCCTGCCCAtggattctcacattgctgtttattcACCAAGGCACCTGTCACAGCCTCATCTCCCCAGTGTTTCCCACTCGTCACCAACGCAGACAGGCCACAAACTTACCTGTATACACTGGGCTGCAAACTAGCGTCCACTTCGATCAGACCCCTACTTTTATAttatttttttctccttttttttctTTGCTTCGATCCCCCAGTAAAATCCGTATCCGATCAAGCTCCACGCGTTGCAACTTCAGCAGTTACGCTTGCGAGGTTTTTTTGTCGTTCATCATTTGATATACTGTCTCCAGAATTAGCAACAGCAAGAAGTCTGAGAGCAGCTTTCGCAAAAAAATGTACGTGTGACAAATTATGCTACCAAGAAACAACACATCATTATCCTTGGGCCTGGGATTCAGTGAGTCGTAACAAGAGTAATAGGAAATCCACGGTTGGGGAGAGAAACGGTCGTGCATCGCCAGTGAAGAGTGACCATGGAGGGGCTGGATGCtggagagagttttaaaattatGGCTCAAGGCTATTGTAAAATTGTCGTGCGTAAATGACTGCGCAGTCAAACATCTTAGAAAAGCAGTCCCCTTTATAAAGAACCGTCAAGTTTTAGTGCGCATTGCTAATTAGTCAATTTCTCTTTCCTTCACAGCCTAGCGACTTCTGCTGAGCTGAAACTGCTAATTCTGTGACCATGcttctctctctgggtgaatgAATATCTCACAGAAAAAAAAGACTCTGTCCCACAAAATATTTTTCTCCTCGTCTTTCACATGCATGGATTTATGAAGGTGGATGAACAATGCAATCTTCAGATGATGGCACAAACTTTCTTACCATGTTATTGCCTATGCAGTTGCATAAGATGACATATAGACTAACCAGTACTGTACTGTCTGCTGTAATGAATTACGCGGGATTCTATCCCATTAATACTGTTGATGCATTGAAACAAAGAGATGATTATCCACTTGATATTACGATCGTTGGAAATTACCAGATTGTCTTGTTAATGTCTTGGTAACACTGACATTTTGTTATTAAGACTTTCTCTTTCAATTGCAAAAGATGACATACATTGTCTAAccaacactgttgt comes from Heterodontus francisci isolate sHetFra1 chromosome 5, sHetFra1.hap1, whole genome shotgun sequence and encodes:
- the klhl14 gene encoding kelch-like protein 14 isoform X4; protein product: MSRSGDRTSTFDPTHSDNLLHGLNLLWRKQLFCDVTLTAQSQQFHCHKAVLASCSQYFRSLFSNNQCKESSNEPGSRTPSSPAEDISRSINNIVLQGCSATGVCLVLEYIYTANMTLSLDTVEDVLSVSKILHIPPVTKLCAQFLNDQISMQNYKQICQIAAIHGLDETKKLANKYFVEDILLLNFEEVCAMMDSMPPPVESELALFQMSVLWLEHDRETRMQYAPDLMKRLRFALIPATELVERVQSVDFMRTDPVCQKLLLDAMNYHLMPFRQHCRQSMASRIRSSKKLLLLVGGLPPGPDRLPSNLVQYYDEEKKTWKILTIMPYNSAHHCVVEVENFLFVLGGEDQWNPNGKHSTNFVSRYDPRFNSWIQLPPMQERRASFYACFLDKHLYAIGGRNETGYLSSVECYNLEANEWCYLSSLPQPLAAHAGAVHNGKIYISGGVHNGEYVSWLYCYDPIMDVWARKQDMNTKRAIHVLAVVNDRLYAIGGNHLKGFSHLDVMLVECYDPKGDQWNILQTPILEGRSGPGCAVLDDNIYLVGGYSWSMKGMTK
- the klhl14 gene encoding kelch-like protein 14 isoform X3 gives rise to the protein MSRSGDRTSTFDPTHSDNLLHGLNLLWRKQLFCDVTLTAQSQQFHCHKAVLASCSQYFRSLFSNNQCKESSNEPGSRTPSSPAEDISRSINNIVLQGCSATGVCLVLEYIYTANMTLSLDTVEDVLSVSKILHIPPVTKLCAQFLNDQISMQNYKQICQIAAIHGLDETKKLANKYFVEDILLLNFEEVCAMMDSMPPPVESELALFQMSVLWLEHDRETRMQYAPDLMKRLRFALIPATELVERVQSVDFMRTDPVCQKLLLDAMNYHLMPFRQHCRQSMASRIRSSKKLLLLVGGLPPGPDRLPSNLVQYYDEEKKTWKILTIMPYNSAHHCVVEVENFLFVLGGEDQWNPNGKHSTNFVSRYDPRFNSWIQLPPMQERRASFYACFLDKHLYAIGGRNETGYLSSVECYNLEANEWCYLSSLPQPLAAHAGAVHNGKIYISGGVHNGEYVSWLYCYDPIMDVWARKQDMNTKRAIHVLAVVNDRLYAIGGNHLKGFSHLDVMLVECYDPKGDQWNILQTPILEGRSGPGCAVLDDNIYLVGGYSWSMKKGMTK